A region from the Lolium perenne isolate Kyuss_39 chromosome 4, Kyuss_2.0, whole genome shotgun sequence genome encodes:
- the LOC127295927 gene encoding dirigent protein 9-like codes for MVKVVLCLMVALAVASCAFAGRVLDEHPAVKPPVQAPLPVDPLQVPTEPSADPVVVPVPGPAAALPLPSNAAGAAGVAPTMAEGVTPNGGVAEGDHPPLTFFMHDILGGGSRPSALMVTGVVASAADLANDNGVFGSTSANLVADNSNNNSPSVNAGGMPATAAPQNALFGTTTIIDEDLTESHELGAAVVGSAQGFHVATSKDGTSKTVVLTAMFGGGEVHGDTLSFVGVHRMAAPASHVTIIGGTGKYQNAKGFAAIQTMQTDDQPTADGAKSLLQFYVHLS; via the coding sequence ATGGTCAAGGTGGTGCTCTGTTTGATGGTCGCGCTCGCTGTCGCGAGCTGCGCATTCGCCGGCCGCGTCCTCGACGAGCATCCCGCGGTGAAGCCTCCGGTACAGGCCCCTCTTCCGGTCGATCCATTGCAGGTGCCGACCGAGCCGTCTGCTGACCCAGTGGTAGTGCCGGTGCCCGGGCCCGCGGCGGCATTACCTTTGCCATCCAATGCCGCTGGCGCTGCAGGAGTAGCTCCTACTATGGCCGAAGGTGTAACGCCAAACGGTGGTGTGGCTGAGGGTGACCATCCGCCGCTGACGTTCTTCATGCACGACATCCTCGGCGGCGGCTCGCGGCCGTCGGCGCTCATGGTGACTGGGGTGGTGGCGAGCGCCGCCGACCTGGCCAACGACAACGGCGTCTTCGGAAGTACATCCGCCAACCTCGTCGCGGACAACAGCAACAATAACAGCCCCTCCGTCAACGCGGGCGGCATGCCGGCCACTGCCGCGCCCCAAAACGCCCTCTTCGGCACGACCACCATCATCGACGAAGatctcaccgagagccacgagctCGGCGCCGCGGTCGTTGGCAGCGCGCAGGGGTTCCACGTCGCGACCTCGAAGGACGGCACCAGCAAGACGGTCGTCCTGACGGCCATGTTCGGCGGCGGCGAAGTGCACGGCGACACGCTAAGCTTCGTCGGGGTGCACCGGATGGCGGCACCGGCGTCCCACGTCACCATCATCGGTGGCACCGGGAAGTACCAGAATGCAAAGGGTTTCGCCGCCATCCAGACGATGCAAACCGACGACCAGCCTACTGCCGACGGCGCAAAGAGCCTCCTGCAGTTTTATGTTCACCTCTCCTGA
- the LOC127295929 gene encoding uncharacterized protein: MASVGRSRSRRRGEGGDSFDRNGARPAEPAVDHHVAGSLRKQASNSRILSHTLIDEEIRKSKPRQTSCVPMKKLIDEEFSKDANARHTSPGAVGRLMGLDSLPSVGTRSHHRHSKSRAHNTSACISHDRYLPQRRTDEMPEVKDVFEVMDAMRVRAAYRAKNGNATSRFDATEKANLDFIRQKFMDAKRLSTDESLQMSEELNETLDALVSNKDLLLEFLEKQDQRTPSSNANCITILKPSKRNLFVDTDNIYSQDNGIESFYHKHSTRKPSAKLSSQSPKDDSGSLRQKLSRSSHQEISDKRACPTRIVVLKPSLDKARDIEGSFALSHEIPHSDYRRHTSCQDDGMWSPYTEDSMCQVSLGNPETLGHIKKGSREIAREITKQMRAARGGSNRKQILQPDTSTVLSDESSYFVSSRTKLKTSETVHRSSELCDSWDSSSFNSSPAHSNESSVIKEAKKHLSSRWKIAHQFQDQEPENNGFSVLGDMFALSDQESPKGELQRNGMPGSCSNPLGISSKDGWRGVAPSTARSKSILSSSHQSVQKSSNRKKSSRKNEFSMLKDVLKIGPHDSENACHSRQRKSPVRGSAFRGDVAEQVSPDDEERMMIDHEVHVSSQKPTDVVDMPDSSEQTLAHTVDPGHELDVVCHLDTDSAVFEQNKEPLSPAKLNQQMHRQPPTALDLLIRVPDVDNLQTQAEGIENHLDDDYSALFSPPTGTESPVGIEHHHDSDNQSLWIHPTGSDSPTGSNNDEQPSPVSVLESSLDTDEVYSGDFEKISADIQGLRMQLQLLKTETTEDADATDHLIASDDEDASTNQPLPEMEISHAFMDEEERDFSYVLDMLTLLGIDAAYQDGQLDMYCFSEQPAGPDLFEILENKYSGLILWQRSERMLLFDLTNAVIAEVMTSLVHHGSKGLFRRFSSRWDQEGFVEYVWQGVFQLRQEMDCNQVDPLMMDLERHGSEDGVDLVGREIGTMVLEGLLEETIAEFLGMRRSGRFCG, encoded by the exons TGGCTGGGTCATTGAGGAAACAAGCAAGTAACTCAAGGATACTCTCTCATACTCTG ATTGATGAGGAAATCAGGAAAAGTAAACCAAGACAGACCAGCTGTGTACCTATGAAAAAGCTAATAGACGAAGAGTTCTCAAAAGATGCCAATGCTAGGCATACGTCACCAGGCGCTGTAGGAAGACTAATGGGTCTTGATTCACTCCCTTCGGTTGGGACCCGTAGCCATCACAGACATAGCAAAAGTCGTGCACACAACACTTCAGCTTGTATTTCTCATGATAGATATCTCCCACAGAGGAGGACTGATGAGATGCCAGAGGTCAAAGATGTTTTTGAGGTCATGGATGCGATGAGAGTAAGGGCGGCATACCGAGCTAAAAATGGAAATGCAACTTCCAGATTTGATGCAACTGAGAAGGCTaacctagatttcataagacaaaAATTTATGGATGCAAAACGTCTTTCTACAGATGAATCCCTTCAGATGTCAGAAGAGTTGAATGAGACACTTGATGCATTGGTATCTAACAAGGATCTTCTTTTGGAATTTCTTGAAAAACAAGATCAGCGTACTCCCTCCTCTAATGCAAACTGCATTACAATATTGAAGCCATCTAAAAGAAATCTATTTGTGGATACAGACAATATCTATTCACAAGATAATGGCATTGAAAGCTTTTACCACAAACACTCTACAAGGAAACCGTCTGCTAAGTTATCCAGTCAATCCCCCAAAGATGACTCAGGTTCACTGAGGCAGAAATTATCAAGGTCAAGTCATCAGGAAATAAGTGATAAAAGAGCTTGTCCCACACGGATTGTTGTCTTGAAGCCAAGCCTTGATAAAGCTCGGGACATTGAAGGATCCTTTGCCCTTTCACATGAAATCCCTCATTCTGATTACAGAAGGCACACATCATGTCAGGATGATGGCATGTGGAGTCCATACACTGAAGATTCCATGTGTCAAGTGTCCCTTGGCAATCCTGAAACATTAGGTCATATAAAAAAGGGATCTAGAGAAATTGCTAGAGAGATTACAAAACAAATGAGAGCTGCTAGGGGTGGTAGTAATAGGAAACAGATTCTCCAACCAGATACCAGCACAGTTTTGTCAGATGAAAGCTCGTATTTTGTGTCATCTCGTACTAAGCTTAAGACTTCTGAGACAGTCCATAGGTCTTCTGAACTATGTGATAGTTGGGATTCTTCCAGCTTCAACTCTTCACCAGCACATTCAAATGAATCGTCAGTCATCAAGGAAGCAAAGAAACATCTCTCTAGCAGATGGAAAATAGCCCATCAATTTCAGGATCAAGAACCTGAGAACAATGGCTTCAGCGTGCTTGGAGACATGTTTGCTCTGTCCGACCAGGAAAGTCCAAAGGGAGAATTGCAGAGAAATGGAATGCCAGGCTCGTGTAGCAATCCCCTCGGGATCAGCAGCAAGGATGGTTGGAGAGGTGTAGCTCCAAGTACAGCAAGGTCCAAATCTATTCTGTCATCTTCACACCAGAGTGTTCAAAAGTCGAGCAACCGAAAAAAAAGCAGTAGGAAAAATGAGTTTTCCATGCTTAAGGATGTTCTCAAAATAGGACCCCATGATTCCGAGAATGCATGCCATAGCAGACAAAGAAAATCACCGGTTAGAGGTTCAGCTTTTCGCGGTGATGTAGCTGAACAAGTGTCCCCAGATGACGAGGAAAGAATGATGATTGACCATGAAGTTCATGTAAGTTCTCAGAAACCAACAGATGTTGTTGACATGCCAGATTCATCTGAACAAACACTTGCTCATACCGTGGATCCTGGCCATGAGTTGGATGTAGTGTGCCATTTGGATACCGATTCTGCAGTTTTTGAACAGAACAAAGAACCACTTTCTCCTGCTAAACTGAATCAGCAAATGCACCGGCAGCCACCAACAGCATTAGATTTGCTCATTCGTGTCCCTGATGTTGACAATCTACAGACTCAG GCTGAGGGGATTGAAAACCATCTTGATGATGATTACTCAGCTCTCTTTAGTCCGCCAACAGGAACAGAATCTCCTGTGGGGATTGAGCACCATCATGATTCTGACAATCAATCCTTGTGGATTCACCCGACAGGATCAGACTCTCCGACGGGCTCCAACAATGATGAACAGCCAAGTCCAGTGTCTGTTCTTGAATCTTCCTTGGATACTGATGAAGTTTACTCTGGAGATTTCGAGAAAATTAGTGCAGATATTCAAG GACTACGCATGCAACTTCAGCTTCTCAAAACGGAGACTACCGAGGATGCAGACGCCACCGATCATCTTATAGCAAGTGACGACGAGGATGCCTCAACAAATCAGCCACTTCCTGAAATGGAGATATCCCATGCTTTTATGGATGAAGAAGAGAGGGATTTCTCTTATGTGCTTGATATGCTCACCTTATTGGGCATTGATGCAGCTTACCAGGATGGGCAGCTTGACATGTACTGCTTTTCGGAACAACCTGCTGGCCCTGATTTATTCGAGATACTTGAAAACAAGTACAGTGGCCTCATTCTATGGCAACGGTCTGAGAGGATGCTCCTGTTTGATCTCACGAATGCCGTCATTGCAGAAGTAATGACCTCTCTGGTTCATCATGGGTCGAAGGGATTGTTCCGAAGGTTCTCGTCCAGATGGGATCAGGAGGGATTTGTTGAGTATGTGTGGCAGGGGGTGTTCCAGTTACGGCAAGAAATGGACTGTAATCAGGTCGACCCGCTGATGATGGACTTGGAGCGGCATGGTTCTGAAGATGGTGTCGATCTTGTCGGGAGGGAGATAGGGACAATGGTACTCGAGGGTCTGCTGGAGGAAACCATAGCAGAGTTTCTGGGGATGAGACGATCTGGTAGGTTTTGTGGCTAG